The following proteins are co-located in the Macadamia integrifolia cultivar HAES 741 chromosome 3, SCU_Mint_v3, whole genome shotgun sequence genome:
- the LOC122072918 gene encoding exocyst complex component SEC5A-like, with translation MIHSLRSEDMKSDNMFLQLQEIQESVRLAFLNCFVDFAAHLERIGGEISQNKLNQETSHVENGYFQRQAKGHSLHPGNVCDPHQKLLIVLSNIGYCKDELSHELYNKYKYIWLQPRDKNEGDCDIQDLVMSFSALEEKVLAQYTFAKANLIKTTAIDYLLDAGVQWGGAPAVKGVRDAAVELLHTLVAVHAEVFSGARPLLDKTLAILVEGLIDTFLSLLHENKSKDLKSLDANGFCQLMLELEYFETILNPYFTPEASESLKSLQGVLLEKASESVTESSENPGHHRRPTRGSEDAIVDERQQGMTVSPDDLIALAQQYRSELLQAELERTRINTACFAESIPLDSVPAPAKAAYASFRGSMDSPRNINSPRSFSTESIESPSYSLRRRR, from the exons ATGATCCACAGCCTAAGGAGTGAGGATATGAAATCAGATAACATGTTTCTGCAACTTCAAGAAATTCAAGAATCTGTGAGGCTTGCATTTCTGAACTGTTTTGTGGATTTTGCAG CTCATCTGGAACGTATTGGGGGTGAAATCTCTCAGAATAAGTTGAATCAAGAAACATCACATGTAGAAAATGGATATTTTCAACGCCAAGCGAAAGGTCATAGTCTTCACCCTGGCAATGTTTGTGATCCTCATCAAAAGCTGTTGATAGTATTAAGTAATATTGGATATTGCAAAGATGAGCTTTCACATGAGTTGTACAACAAATACAAATATATCTGGCTGCAGCCTAG GGATAAAAATGAAGGGGACTGTGATATACAAGATTTGGTAATGTCTTTCTCTGCACTTGAGGAGAAGGTCCTGGCACAGTATACTTTTGCAAAG GCAAATTTGATTAAGACGACTGCGATAGACTACCTTTTGGATGCTGGAGTTCAATGGGGAGGGGCACCTGCTGTCAAA GGTGTGCGAGATGCAGCCGTGGAATTACTGCATACTCTTGTAGCCGTGCATGCAGAG GTTTTTTCTGGTGCTAGGCCCCTATTGGATAAGACACTGGCTATTCTTGTGGAGGGCCTGATTGATACTTTCCTCAGCCTTCTCCATGAAAACAAATCCAAAGATCTGAAGTCATTAGATGCAAATGGTTTCTGTCAGCTTATGCTTGAG CTTGAATATTTTGAAACAATATTGAATCCATATTTTACACCTGAAGCAAGTGAGTCTCTAAAATCTCTACAAGGAGTTCTGTTGGAAAAGGCCTCTGAGAGTGTTACAGAGTCTTCTGAGAATCCAGGGCATCATCGTCGTCCAACACGTGGGAGTGAAGATGCAATTGTAGATGAAAGACAGCAAGGAATGACTGTGTCACCAGATGACCTAATA GCTCTTGCCCAGCAGTACAGGTCTGAGCTGCTTCAAGCAGAACTTGAGAGGACTCGCATCAACACAGCATGCTTTGCGGAGTCGATTCCATTGGACTCAGTACCTGCACCAGCCAAAGCTGCTTATGCTTCTTTTAGGGGATCGATGGATTCACCAAGAAACATCAATTCACCAAGAAGTTTTAGTACAGAGTCTATTGAATCCCCAAGTTACTCCCTGCGTAGGCGTAGATGA
- the LOC122073120 gene encoding oxidation resistance protein 1 isoform X1: MNSLKEKAADKLSRLFTDSASSVVSPDPEARPFSKEGLNNSEKSLSSYFTSLLPSATFGGRKSSRRQHDTKPLQSLPSKWRSKSFKWQENPLDSSTEYGPCNDKEIPNTTEEDEEHAASRNSKDADKFEEATTSHVPPKVVPDFIENSSFISSDLFEFFQSSLPNIVRGCQWVLLYSTLKHGISLRTLLRKSTDLPGPCLLIVGDMEGAVFGGLLECPLKPTPKRKYQGTNQTFVFTTIYGEPRLFRATGANRYFYLCLNDLLALGGGGNFALCLDGDLLRGTSGPCETFGNVCLARSPEFELKNVELWGFAHLSQYLT; the protein is encoded by the exons ATGAATTCCTTGAAAGAGAAAGCTGCCGACAAGCTGTCTCGTCTTTTTACCGACTCTGCATCTTCCGTTGTTAGTCCTGATCCTGAG GCCAGGCCATTTTCTAAGGAGGGTTTAAATAATTCGGAGAAATCTTTATCATCATATTTTACATCACTTCTCCCCTCAGCAACCTTTGGTGGACGCAAATCTAGTAGGCGTCAACATGACACCAAACCGCTCCAATCACTTCCTAGTAAATGGAGAAGCAAAAGTTTTAAGTGGCAAGAAAATCCACTTGATTCCAGTACAGAGTATGGACCATGTAATGACAAAGAAATTCCAAATACAacggaagaagatgaagaacatgcCGCAAGCAGAAACAGTAAAGATGCTGATAAATTTGAAGAAGCAACTACCTCACATGTTCCACCGAAAGTTGTTCCTGATTTTATTGAGAattcttcatttatttcttcagatttgttcgAATTCTTTCAGTCATCTCTTCCTAATATAGTGAGAGGCTGCCAATGGGTCCTGCTGTATAG TACGTTGAAACATGGAATATCGTTACGTACACTTCTTCGTAAGAGTACCGATCTTCCTGGTCCTTGTTTGCTG ATCGTTGGTGATATGGAAGGCGCTGTGTTTGGTGGTCTGTTGGAATGTCCCCTAAAACCTACgccaaaaagaaaatatcaa GGAACAAACCAAACATTTGTATTTACTACTATATATGGTGAACCAAGGCTTTTCAGGGCAACTG GTGCAAATCGGTATTTTTACCTGTGCTTGAATGACTTATTGGCACTTGGCGGGGGTGGAAACTTTGCTCTATGCTTGGATGGAGATCT gtTGCGTGGAACAAGTGGACCTTGTGAAACCTTTGGAAACGTGTGCTTGGCCCGTAGTCCTGAATTTGAACTGAAGAATGTCGAG TTATGGGGATTCGCACATTTGTCACAATACCTTACTTGA
- the LOC122073120 gene encoding oxidation resistance protein 1 isoform X2 codes for MGGSMARPFSKEGLNNSEKSLSSYFTSLLPSATFGGRKSSRRQHDTKPLQSLPSKWRSKSFKWQENPLDSSTEYGPCNDKEIPNTTEEDEEHAASRNSKDADKFEEATTSHVPPKVVPDFIENSSFISSDLFEFFQSSLPNIVRGCQWVLLYSTLKHGISLRTLLRKSTDLPGPCLLIVGDMEGAVFGGLLECPLKPTPKRKYQGTNQTFVFTTIYGEPRLFRATGANRYFYLCLNDLLALGGGGNFALCLDGDLLRGTSGPCETFGNVCLARSPEFELKNVELWGFAHLSQYLT; via the exons ATGGGCGGGTCTATG GCCAGGCCATTTTCTAAGGAGGGTTTAAATAATTCGGAGAAATCTTTATCATCATATTTTACATCACTTCTCCCCTCAGCAACCTTTGGTGGACGCAAATCTAGTAGGCGTCAACATGACACCAAACCGCTCCAATCACTTCCTAGTAAATGGAGAAGCAAAAGTTTTAAGTGGCAAGAAAATCCACTTGATTCCAGTACAGAGTATGGACCATGTAATGACAAAGAAATTCCAAATACAacggaagaagatgaagaacatgcCGCAAGCAGAAACAGTAAAGATGCTGATAAATTTGAAGAAGCAACTACCTCACATGTTCCACCGAAAGTTGTTCCTGATTTTATTGAGAattcttcatttatttcttcagatttgttcgAATTCTTTCAGTCATCTCTTCCTAATATAGTGAGAGGCTGCCAATGGGTCCTGCTGTATAG TACGTTGAAACATGGAATATCGTTACGTACACTTCTTCGTAAGAGTACCGATCTTCCTGGTCCTTGTTTGCTG ATCGTTGGTGATATGGAAGGCGCTGTGTTTGGTGGTCTGTTGGAATGTCCCCTAAAACCTACgccaaaaagaaaatatcaa GGAACAAACCAAACATTTGTATTTACTACTATATATGGTGAACCAAGGCTTTTCAGGGCAACTG GTGCAAATCGGTATTTTTACCTGTGCTTGAATGACTTATTGGCACTTGGCGGGGGTGGAAACTTTGCTCTATGCTTGGATGGAGATCT gtTGCGTGGAACAAGTGGACCTTGTGAAACCTTTGGAAACGTGTGCTTGGCCCGTAGTCCTGAATTTGAACTGAAGAATGTCGAG TTATGGGGATTCGCACATTTGTCACAATACCTTACTTGA